A stretch of the uncultured Hyphomonas sp. genome encodes the following:
- the phbB gene encoding acetoacetyl-CoA reductase, which translates to MSKTVLVTGGTRGIGHAISAAMAKAGYKVAANFAGNEEAAKATADELGIHVYKFDVADYDAVGAGIAAIEADLGPIDIVVNNAGVTRDAPFHKMTKDQWQQVIDIDLTSAFNVTRQVWDGMRERNWGRVINISSINGQKGQFGQANYSAAKAGLIGFTKALAQEGAKKGITVNTVCPGYIDTEMVRAVPEKVLEGIIATIPVGRLGKPEEIASMCAYLASDDGAFITGATMTVNGAQYIAG; encoded by the coding sequence ATGTCCAAAACGGTTCTGGTCACCGGCGGTACCCGTGGTATCGGCCACGCCATCAGCGCAGCCATGGCGAAAGCCGGCTACAAGGTAGCGGCAAACTTTGCTGGCAACGAGGAAGCCGCCAAAGCGACCGCCGACGAACTCGGCATCCATGTCTACAAGTTCGACGTCGCCGATTATGACGCTGTCGGCGCCGGTATCGCCGCAATCGAAGCTGATCTGGGCCCCATCGACATCGTCGTCAACAATGCCGGTGTGACGCGGGATGCGCCGTTCCACAAAATGACAAAAGACCAATGGCAGCAGGTGATCGACATCGATCTGACCTCCGCTTTCAATGTCACCCGCCAGGTGTGGGACGGCATGCGCGAGCGCAATTGGGGCCGCGTCATCAACATCTCCTCCATCAATGGCCAGAAGGGCCAGTTCGGCCAGGCGAACTATTCCGCCGCCAAGGCCGGCCTGATCGGCTTCACCAAGGCGCTGGCCCAGGAAGGCGCCAAGAAGGGCATCACCGTGAATACGGTCTGCCCGGGCTATATCGACACTGAAATGGTGCGCGCGGTGCCTGAGAAGGTCCTGGAAGGCATTATCGCGACGATCCCGGTCGGCCGCCTCGGCAAACCGGAAGAAATCGCCTCCATGTGCGCCTATCTCGCCAGCGACGATGGCGCGTTCATCACCGGCGCAACGATGACGGTGAACGGCGCGCAGTACATCGCCGGCTGA